TTGAGCAAAGTGCAGAAGAGAGTTTCTTCTCTGAGTGTTTGTTTGATTTCAGAAACTCCTGGATCTCTCTGTACAGAGTCTGGTTTTTCATTTCAAAGAGACAAAGAAAAAGATTGATGGATCTGTCAGCTGaaagatcatgtccatgtttaatTTTGTCTTTAATATAAGCAGTTGTTTTCTCAATGCTCCTTGAGCAGCTGTGAGTGTTGATCAGTAGATCTTGTAAGAGTTTCTGATTGGAGTCCAGTGAGACACCCAGCAGGAACCGGAGGAAAAGATCCAGGTGTCCATTCTCGCTTTCTAAGGCTTTATCTACTGCTCCTCTGAGCAAATTATGCAGGGAATCAAAAAACCTTAGTACCTCCACAGTGTTAATTacataacaataaaacacataaatagcAGCAAGAAACTCCTGAAAGCTCAGATGTATGAAGCAGTAGACTTTCCTCTGATGAATCACAGATTGCTCCTTAAATATCTCTGTGCAAATCCCAGAATATACCGAGGCGTCAATGACATCTATGTCGCACTCTTTCAGATCCTCCTCATAGAACATGATATTGCCTTTCTTTAGCTGTTTGAAAGCCAGTTCagcaagtttcaaaatcatatcTCTGTTGGACTGCCGTAGTTTTCCTAGATCTCGCTCATCGTACTTCTGAATCCTTATGTTTATCTGAATGAGCAGAAAGTGGATGtacatttcagtcagagtttgaGGGATTTCTGCACTGTCATCTTGTTTCAGGATGTTCTGAAGTACAGTGGATGAAATCCAGCAGAAGACAGGTatgtggcacatgatgtggAGGCTTCTTGATCTTTTGATGTGTGAGATTATTCTGCTGGCTTGATGCTGATCACTGATCCTCTTCATGAAATATTCCTCCTTCTGAGGGTCATTGAATCCCTGAATTTCAGTCACCCGGTTGATGTATTTTGAagggatctgattggctgctgctggtctggacGTGATCCAGATGTGAGCAGAGGGAAGCTGCTCTCCTCTGATGATGTTTGACATTAATACACCAACTGATGAAGACTCATTTATATCAGAAACCATCTCACTGTCTGAAAACCTCAGTGAAATTCTgctttcatccagaccatcGAAGATGAACACAACTTTACATTCATCATACATCTTTGAGTCCAGATCTTGAAGTTCAGGAAGAAAGTCAAGCAGAAGTTTGCGAATACTGTACTGATCATCTTTAATCAAGTTCAGCTCTCGAAATGGAAGCACAAGCATGAAATCTACATCCTGATTGGCTTTTCCCTCTGCCCAGTCAAGAATGAACTTATGCacagagactgtttttccaatTCCAGCGACTCCTTTAGTAATAACAAtctttattttgtcattcatcTTTCTTCTCTTCCCCTCACATCCTTGTTTAGGTAAGGATTTAAAGATATCATTGCAGTGGATTTGAGTGTCTTGTGAATGTTGTGTTCTGCGTGATTTCTCCATCTGTAACACTTCATGTTCTTCATTCACCCCTTCACTTTCTCCCTCTATGATACATAGCTGTGTGTAGATCCTGTTCAGGAGAGTTTGATTCTCCTGTAGTTTGATTCCCTCGAATAAGCTCTCATACTTGTTCCTCATGCTGGTTTTGTGTCTCTTTTTGACTCTCTGCAGGACATCGTCCACCAGAGAATCCTGCTGCAGGAGAGCAGAACTGGATCCTCGCAAGTCTTCATCCGTTTGTAGAACAGGACATTTTCTAGATCTCTTCTTGCACTGAGGACAGTCAAAATCTTCTGATTGACTGAACTTATCCCAGTAGCAGCTGATACACTGTCTGCAGAAACTATGTTTACAGGTAATTGAGACCGGATCTCTCAGCGCCTGCTCACACACTCCACATTTGGAAAAACCCTGGAACAAACACCTGCAGAGAGATCAAACCCATGTTAAATCATATTTGCTAACCAATGTTGTATCAAGTTTTTCATTACACTGTCACTTTTCATTAAGACTCAACTACATGCTGATGTTGCTTTGTGAATCTGCTTACAAACAGATCATAATGTGAAAATTTGTAAGAGACCAAAATGCCTATGTTTATCATTCTGTCCTATATAGgctattaaaggaatagttcacactcaggccatccaagattaaggtgactttttttcttcagtagaacactaAATAAGATTTTTAGCTTAAACcgtggtccttggtgattcaaaGTCTGCAGCTGCCCGTTTTTGAGAATGAAAAAAGCATATCAAAGAACGCAAAATTAATATTGTGGCTCCTgacgatatattgaggtcttatcaTGAAAACTgattggtctgtgcaagaagCTGAACataatttacaacattattacctgtaatgcATACATGCAATCAGCCCTAAGAGATATTGCTTGAACCAGTTCACCAAATCGGACTGAACCATCAGAAACAGTTTGTGGCTCCAGAAGCAGAGATTACTCAATCAACACTCACTTTCGGACATGCCTGACAATCACTCCGACTCGAAATGAGCCAAAATCCAAAATACCAGCATATGCTTCTACAATGCTTTGCCAACTTATTTACCACTCCAACAAAACACTGAAGAGAGGAAAAAGTTCCAACTCAGACCAAAGACCAATGAGTCGGTGATATGTGCATGCGTGAACCAAGCACTTGAATGAAGGggagaaattaaagtttttatgaTTTCTCATTGTTTAAGTAAAAAGGTGAGCATCAAGACAAGCTTGTTCACTTTGCTTTAGACATGCAAAACATCCACATTTcacatgtaataataatataatgtgtataattacgtgattatgcaaacaaactaGTGAATTGAACCAGTCCATTAAAACGAACTCAAAGAACCAGTTCGCAGAAAAGAATGGCTATGGACTACAggaaataatgttgtaaataatgttcagtttcttgcacagaccgattgttttgcttcataagacttaaatactgtatatcatcATAAGCCATGGGTATtcattttgtgttctttttatgtttttttttttttttttttaaatgtgcagctgcattttatgaatcaccaatgTTTTCCAAACATTTTCAGCTGAAAATCATCTTTTACTGttcaactgaagaaaaaaagtcactttttagatggcctgagggtgagtaaaacagcaaattttcattttgggtaaaCTAAGATTGTAAGATTTAATCTTGTGTCTCACTTGGGGTCAGAGCTCCCTGGTCCACCACTGAATTCAGGTGGCATGCCCATAGATACATCACTCTTCATAGACACACAGCTAGGTTCTGGAATTTCTGTCCTTTTGGTCTGAGCAGAAACAGCTCCCTTTCTCTTCTCATATAAACTCATTTTAGAGGCACTGCTGCTCTTCAGAAGTGGCTGGCATTATGtctgcaaataaatacatacatacatacacatgttAAAATGGAGCATAACTGTACTGAATGTTAAtatcataaagaaaaaaaaattgaattaaaaaagaaattctcAACAAGAAAATCTTAacggaacagttcacccaaaaaaattaaagtttacTCACCATTAGACCATCAGAGATGTAGTTTGTTTCTGTATCTGAAGTGATTTGCTGAAacttagcattgcatcacttgctcaccaatggctCCTCTGCAGTCAGTGTGTGCCATCAAAAAGTcgaaaaaacatcacaataattcacaaataatccacatgactccagtccatcaattaatgtcttgtgaaatgaaaagcttctatttttgtaataaacaatATCCATCATTAGgacgttttaactttaaacagtTATTTCTTGAATAAAATACAACTTCACGATacaaagtccatcccctgttttCCTCTCTACCGATATATTACTTCGGAAGTGTTTTGGACTCATTCAGATGAGACAACATTTTCAGAAACCAATTTTATGGATAAGGAcatgtattttagctggaagcaatggtttggttttttttcttacaaacatgcagcagATTACTTCAGATTACTGACATTacttatggattattgtgatgtacCGGCTGTCTCATTCCGACAGCACCCATtaactgcagaggatccactggtgaacaAGTTATATGCATTTATCAACTCCAATGGAGTTATTTCTTCCTAAAACCTGAACGAATATCGAATAATGTTGTTTGTCACATCTATTTACTATTTATCTTGAAATCTCACTTCTTCGTGTCATGGCCAGCTCCTTTTGTTTTTCCAAGAGCTATGTTTTACAGAATAACATTAAgggatcattaaaaaaaaacattaaaaaacattaaaaacaaggaTTAATTATATATCTTTCCTTTTTAATACTGTTAATGTCAATTGTTAATGTcaattttatttctatagcacaaCTAAACACAACATCAGTTGACCAGTGTGCTTTTTACCAATTTAAGAGACAGTTAAAAACATCaatatcaattaaattaaacttcAGCAGTCTAATATACCTGCACAGAGCTATCCATAAACATTCCCATTTACTTCAATCGtagtttgcatttacatttagtcatttagcagacgcttttatccaaagcgacttacaaatgaggacaatggaagcaatcaaaatcaacaaaaaagcaATGATATACAAGAGCTGCTTCTCCCCACAGCTTCTCAAATGTTTGTATCCCTCAATAGCCTTACGTTGCCCATTTTAGGGTTAAATTAGTATATTTCTAATGAATAAAATCAAGTAATAGCCTACTATGTTATTTCAATTAACTAATATCTACTTGTTCATTTTAGATGACGAGTCACTTAAAATGCTTGTCTGAATACAATAGCGTATTAAATGTGTCAATGCCACAGGAtagaattattatatttacaaaatccAAGTTGTAaaatcatacaaaaataaagGCTACCTCACAATGAAaaaagcttgaggtcacaaTCAAACAATCGTAAATCAAGTTAAGACCAGCTATGTCCCTGTCGAATCAGGTCGTCAAACTTTAATAAACTAGCCTTTATTACACGCATCCATACCTCACCGCTGCTTCACCACCGTCACCGTGTGTTTCTTCTGCCTTCTCACATTTCTTCTGTGTTGAGACAAAATCCGCGAGTTTCACTTCCAGGTCGACATGGCGTAAGGAATGAGTCAGTAATTGTTGGACACTCTGTTgcaataatgtaatatatatcgTTACATTTTTACACAATTACTAGATTTTTCTGTCGCTAGGAAACTGACTGTGGTTCCATAAACGTCATGGTGTCCAGCACCGGTCTCTGCAGCAGGAAGAAGTTCTGGGTGTTACCGCAGTGGGGTCGGGATGGCTGACGCGAAGCTGATGTTTCGATACAGTGTCGAGATCCAGAAGCGCAGATGTTTCGAAACACTGCTCCGAAGCGTGattcgaaacacccatgtcacgtgactaaggcgattcgaaacacccatgtcaaGTGTGTTACGTTCCTTGTTTGTATTTGCCTGCTCtctgtatttttctttctttttctgttttgccGCTTTGTTTTCTCCTTGATTTTTAGGTTCATCTGTTGGCTGACCCAGTCCACCGGGCGACCAATTAGGCTGGACCTGTTCGCTATAAAAGGGGCTGGGCCTCTTAGgccgtgttcacacttggcgtcttttttgactAGAAAAAGTTGACGAGAGcgcttttttaatgaaaaaaaaagctggCAGCATCTGTTACAAATAGCAGCCGAGAGCGTCTTTTGTTTCCATAGCAACAGCTGCAACGggtatggagtcaatttaatgccgcatatatatgcaaaagaaaataaagttttgcaaaagaaaataagttttgcaaagaaaaataaagaattgcaaaagaaaatgaagtattgcaaaaagaaaataagttttgcaaataaaaataaagaattgcgaAATAGAtcaataaaacagagcaaaagcaatgattttgcaatacatattttccatgg
The sequence above is a segment of the Onychostoma macrolepis isolate SWU-2019 chromosome 07, ASM1243209v1, whole genome shotgun sequence genome. Coding sequences within it:
- the LOC131544028 gene encoding protein NLRC3-like, yielding MSLYEKRKGAVSAQTKRTEIPEPSCVSMKSDVSMGMPPEFSGGPGSSDPKCLFQGFSKCGVCEQALRDPVSITCKHSFCRQCISCYWDKFSQSEDFDCPQCKKRSRKCPVLQTDEDLRGSSSALLQQDSLVDDVLQRVKKRHKTSMRNKYESLFEGIKLQENQTLLNRIYTQLCIIEGESEGVNEEHEVLQMEKSRRTQHSQDTQIHCNDIFKSLPKQGCEGKRRKMNDKIKIVITKGVAGIGKTVSVHKFILDWAEGKANQDVDFMLVLPFRELNLIKDDQYSIRKLLLDFLPELQDLDSKMYDECKVVFIFDGLDESRISLRFSDSEMVSDINESSSVGVLMSNIIRGEQLPSAHIWITSRPAAANQIPSKYINRVTEIQGFNDPQKEEYFMKRISDQHQASRIISHIKRSRSLHIMCHIPVFCWISSTVLQNILKQDDSAEIPQTLTEMYIHFLLIQINIRIQKYDERDLGKLRQSNRDMILKLAELAFKQLKKGNIMFYEEDLKECDIDVIDASVYSGICTEIFKEQSVIHQRKVYCFIHLSFQEFLAAIYVFYCYVINTVEVLRFFDSLHNLLRGAVDKALESENGHLDLFLRFLLGVSLDSNQKLLQDLLINTHSCSRSIEKTTAYIKDKIKHGHDLSADRSINLFLCLFEMKNQTLYREIQEFLKSNKHSEKKLSSALCSTIAYMYQMSEEVLEELDPKKFNSSEEGRKKLLPAVKNCRKALLADCNLTDKSCEIVASALQSSNSVLRELDLSNNDLQDSGVKLLSDGLKSPNCQLEKLRLSGCMVTEEGCYCLASALSSNPSHLRELDLSYNHLGHSGVKMLSDQLNHPNCKLEILNFDHGESFRITPGLQKYACDLTLDRNTVNTHLILSENNKKATYLEEKQPYPDHPERFEHYEQVLCRESLTGRCYWEAEWSGWTHIAVTYRGINRKGGSECRFGLNEKSWSLVCSGKNYYARHNNARTDIPAPSSCCNIIGVYLDQPAGSLSFYSVSSETGKMIHIYTFHSTFTEPLYAGFGVGVDSVSSVCLC